The proteins below come from a single Spiroplasma endosymbiont of Atherix ibis genomic window:
- a CDS encoding toprim domain-containing protein, producing MGHVRELSNKNDFNMGIDLKQMNPIYKVSNDKKQVISELIEQAKKVKEIIIATDPDREGEAIAFHLFEILKKYNNNFKRMRLNAITKECI from the coding sequence ATTGGACATGTTAGAGAACTTTCAAATAAAAATGACTTTAATATGGGAATTGATTTAAAACAAATGAATCCTATTTATAAAGTTTCAAATGACAAAAAGCAAGTTATAAGTGAATTAATTGAACAAGCTAAAAAAGTAAAAGAAATAATTATTGCAACAGATCCTGATAGAGAAGGTGAAGCAATTGCTTTTCATTTATTTGAAATATTAAAAAAATATAATAATAATTTTAAAAGAATGAGATTAAATGCTATTACAAAAGAATGTATTTAA